One genomic window of Halictus rubicundus isolate RS-2024b chromosome 12, iyHalRubi1_principal, whole genome shotgun sequence includes the following:
- the LOC143359630 gene encoding xaa-Pro aminopeptidase 3 isoform X3 — translation MFSSARCAIARHIRKYGQRRHIRHTIGTFTNNTSQCQSEELSATLCRACGQPTAITHPHLIKKGEIVPGIQLNEFKNRRIKLMESIISHGCVPNVDKSHIVIIPSSSKVYISDKIPYVFRQNTDFLYFTGCQEPDSILVITAKNENFVTTLFVRQPDEHSELWDGPRTGIEDAPTLFGIDLALPVTEFEQFLVSFVNENKKCSIWYENNNVAQPNLHKRLLELIKKTDNQKFVSPTSIIHKIRLIKSQSEIELMKKSCEIASAAISKTIETSKPRMSEHQLFATVDYECRMNGAEFLAYPPVVASGKNANIIHYISNNQIIQDRDMVLMDAGCEYHGYTSDVTRTWPINGKFTPEQKVLYDIILDIQNVLICRLKEMPTLDQLFQDMCCLLGRRLQEIGLIPKHLIGHKLLSAAYMYCPHHVYT, via the exons ATGTTCAGCAGCGCACGATGTGCTATTGCACGGCACATTCGAAAGTATG GACAACGAAGACATATTCGACACACGATAGGTACATTTACGAACAATACGAGTCAATGTCAATCGGAGGAATTGTCGGCAACCCTTTGTCGGGCATGCGGACAACCAACGGCGATAACGCATCctcatttaattaaaaaagggGAAATTGTACCAGGTATCCAGCTCAACGAATTCAAAAACAGGCGAATTAAGTTGATGGAAAGCATTATTTCGCACGGTTGCGTTCCAAACGTAGACAAATCTCATATCGTGATTATTCCATCGTCTTCGAAAGTGTACATATCCGACAAAATCCCGTATGTGTTTCGTCAAAATACAgactttttatatttcactgGTTGTCAAGAACCCGACAGTATTTTGGTGATTACAGCAAAGAATGAAAACTTTGTGACCACGCTGTTCGTAAGACAGCCAGACGAGCATTCCGAATTATGGGATGGACCTAGAACTGGAATCGAAGATGCCCCTACATTATTCGGCATTGACTTAGCACTTCCTGTTACAgagtttgaacaatttttggtCTCGTTTGTAAATGAAAACAAGAAGTGCAGTATTTGGTACGAGAATAACAACGTAGCACAACCAAACCTGCATAAAAGGTTACTCGAATTAATTAAGAAAACTGATaatcaaaaatttgtttcccCTACAAGCATAATTCATAAAATCAGATTAATTAAATCTCAATCAGAAATCGAATTAATGAAAAAAAGCTGTGAAATTGCTTCTGCCGCAATATCTAAAACGATAGAAACATCGAAACCAAGAATGAGTGAACACCAGTTGTTTGCAACAGTGGATTATGAATGTCGTATGAACGGGGCAGAATTCTTAGCATACCCACCGGTTGTCGCGTCGGGTAAAAATGCTAATATTATTCACTATATTAGTAATAACCAAATTATTCAAGACAGGGATATGGTTTTAATGGATGCAG gatGCGAATACCATGGTTATACGTCTGATGTAACCAGAACATGGCCAATCAATGGCAAGTTCACACCAGAACAGAAAGTTTTATACGACATTATATTAGACATTCAGAACGTTTTAATTTGTAGACTAAAAGAAATGCCTACCTTGGACCAATTATTTCAGGATATGTGCTGTTTGTTAGGCAGAAGATTACAAGAAATTGGATTAATACCGAAACATTTAATCGGTCATAAATTACTTTCAGCGGCATACATGTATTGCCCACATCAT GTGTATACATAA
- the LOC143359630 gene encoding xaa-Pro aminopeptidase 3 isoform X1, whose translation MFSSARCAIARHIRKYGQRRHIRHTIGTFTNNTSQCQSEELSATLCRACGQPTAITHPHLIKKGEIVPGIQLNEFKNRRIKLMESIISHGCVPNVDKSHIVIIPSSSKVYISDKIPYVFRQNTDFLYFTGCQEPDSILVITAKNENFVTTLFVRQPDEHSELWDGPRTGIEDAPTLFGIDLALPVTEFEQFLVSFVNENKKCSIWYENNNVAQPNLHKRLLELIKKTDNQKFVSPTSIIHKIRLIKSQSEIELMKKSCEIASAAISKTIETSKPRMSEHQLFATVDYECRMNGAEFLAYPPVVASGKNANIIHYISNNQIIQDRDMVLMDAGCEYHGYTSDVTRTWPINGKFTPEQKVLYDIILDIQNVLICRLKEMPTLDQLFQDMCCLLGRRLQEIGLIPKHLIGHKLLSAAYMYCPHHVSHYLGMDVHDTGKISRSIKLQPGMIVTVEPGVYISSRNQFAPSQFHGLGIRIEDDVLITEAGPVVLTENCPKETAAIEALASRNQ comes from the exons ATGTTCAGCAGCGCACGATGTGCTATTGCACGGCACATTCGAAAGTATG GACAACGAAGACATATTCGACACACGATAGGTACATTTACGAACAATACGAGTCAATGTCAATCGGAGGAATTGTCGGCAACCCTTTGTCGGGCATGCGGACAACCAACGGCGATAACGCATCctcatttaattaaaaaagggGAAATTGTACCAGGTATCCAGCTCAACGAATTCAAAAACAGGCGAATTAAGTTGATGGAAAGCATTATTTCGCACGGTTGCGTTCCAAACGTAGACAAATCTCATATCGTGATTATTCCATCGTCTTCGAAAGTGTACATATCCGACAAAATCCCGTATGTGTTTCGTCAAAATACAgactttttatatttcactgGTTGTCAAGAACCCGACAGTATTTTGGTGATTACAGCAAAGAATGAAAACTTTGTGACCACGCTGTTCGTAAGACAGCCAGACGAGCATTCCGAATTATGGGATGGACCTAGAACTGGAATCGAAGATGCCCCTACATTATTCGGCATTGACTTAGCACTTCCTGTTACAgagtttgaacaatttttggtCTCGTTTGTAAATGAAAACAAGAAGTGCAGTATTTGGTACGAGAATAACAACGTAGCACAACCAAACCTGCATAAAAGGTTACTCGAATTAATTAAGAAAACTGATaatcaaaaatttgtttcccCTACAAGCATAATTCATAAAATCAGATTAATTAAATCTCAATCAGAAATCGAATTAATGAAAAAAAGCTGTGAAATTGCTTCTGCCGCAATATCTAAAACGATAGAAACATCGAAACCAAGAATGAGTGAACACCAGTTGTTTGCAACAGTGGATTATGAATGTCGTATGAACGGGGCAGAATTCTTAGCATACCCACCGGTTGTCGCGTCGGGTAAAAATGCTAATATTATTCACTATATTAGTAATAACCAAATTATTCAAGACAGGGATATGGTTTTAATGGATGCAG gatGCGAATACCATGGTTATACGTCTGATGTAACCAGAACATGGCCAATCAATGGCAAGTTCACACCAGAACAGAAAGTTTTATACGACATTATATTAGACATTCAGAACGTTTTAATTTGTAGACTAAAAGAAATGCCTACCTTGGACCAATTATTTCAGGATATGTGCTGTTTGTTAGGCAGAAGATTACAAGAAATTGGATTAATACCGAAACATTTAATCGGTCATAAATTACTTTCAGCGGCATACATGTATTGCCCACATCATGTAAGTCATTATTTAGGAATGGATGTGCACGATACAGGGAAAATTTCTAGAAGCATAAAACTTCAACCAGGAATGATAGTGACTGTAGAACCAG GTGTATACATAAGCTCGAGAAATCAGTTTGCACCATCGCAATTTCATGGTTTGGGTATACGCATCGAAGACGATGTTTTAATAACAGAAGCCGGACCGGTGGTTTTAACTGAAAATTGTCCAAAAGAAACTGCGGCAATAGAAGCTTTAGCAAGTCGGAATCAGTAA
- the LOC143359630 gene encoding xaa-Pro aminopeptidase 3 isoform X2: protein MESIISHGCVPNVDKSHIVIIPSSSKVYISDKIPYVFRQNTDFLYFTGCQEPDSILVITAKNENFVTTLFVRQPDEHSELWDGPRTGIEDAPTLFGIDLALPVTEFEQFLVSFVNENKKCSIWYENNNVAQPNLHKRLLELIKKTDNQKFVSPTSIIHKIRLIKSQSEIELMKKSCEIASAAISKTIETSKPRMSEHQLFATVDYECRMNGAEFLAYPPVVASGKNANIIHYISNNQIIQDRDMVLMDAGCEYHGYTSDVTRTWPINGKFTPEQKVLYDIILDIQNVLICRLKEMPTLDQLFQDMCCLLGRRLQEIGLIPKHLIGHKLLSAAYMYCPHHVSHYLGMDVHDTGKISRSIKLQPGMIVTVEPGVYISSRNQFAPSQFHGLGIRIEDDVLITEAGPVVLTENCPKETAAIEALASRNQ, encoded by the exons ATGGAAAGCATTATTTCGCACGGTTGCGTTCCAAACGTAGACAAATCTCATATCGTGATTATTCCATCGTCTTCGAAAGTGTACATATCCGACAAAATCCCGTATGTGTTTCGTCAAAATACAgactttttatatttcactgGTTGTCAAGAACCCGACAGTATTTTGGTGATTACAGCAAAGAATGAAAACTTTGTGACCACGCTGTTCGTAAGACAGCCAGACGAGCATTCCGAATTATGGGATGGACCTAGAACTGGAATCGAAGATGCCCCTACATTATTCGGCATTGACTTAGCACTTCCTGTTACAgagtttgaacaatttttggtCTCGTTTGTAAATGAAAACAAGAAGTGCAGTATTTGGTACGAGAATAACAACGTAGCACAACCAAACCTGCATAAAAGGTTACTCGAATTAATTAAGAAAACTGATaatcaaaaatttgtttcccCTACAAGCATAATTCATAAAATCAGATTAATTAAATCTCAATCAGAAATCGAATTAATGAAAAAAAGCTGTGAAATTGCTTCTGCCGCAATATCTAAAACGATAGAAACATCGAAACCAAGAATGAGTGAACACCAGTTGTTTGCAACAGTGGATTATGAATGTCGTATGAACGGGGCAGAATTCTTAGCATACCCACCGGTTGTCGCGTCGGGTAAAAATGCTAATATTATTCACTATATTAGTAATAACCAAATTATTCAAGACAGGGATATGGTTTTAATGGATGCAG gatGCGAATACCATGGTTATACGTCTGATGTAACCAGAACATGGCCAATCAATGGCAAGTTCACACCAGAACAGAAAGTTTTATACGACATTATATTAGACATTCAGAACGTTTTAATTTGTAGACTAAAAGAAATGCCTACCTTGGACCAATTATTTCAGGATATGTGCTGTTTGTTAGGCAGAAGATTACAAGAAATTGGATTAATACCGAAACATTTAATCGGTCATAAATTACTTTCAGCGGCATACATGTATTGCCCACATCATGTAAGTCATTATTTAGGAATGGATGTGCACGATACAGGGAAAATTTCTAGAAGCATAAAACTTCAACCAGGAATGATAGTGACTGTAGAACCAG GTGTATACATAAGCTCGAGAAATCAGTTTGCACCATCGCAATTTCATGGTTTGGGTATACGCATCGAAGACGATGTTTTAATAACAGAAGCCGGACCGGTGGTTTTAACTGAAAATTGTCCAAAAGAAACTGCGGCAATAGAAGCTTTAGCAAGTCGGAATCAGTAA